A genomic window from Bradyrhizobium lupini includes:
- a CDS encoding glycoside hydrolase family 5 protein has product MPTSLASATSAETCVPASQTVAPDRLAALSRGFNADGWINGEKSAPPTRELLQQLRKAGMSHVRLPVPAERVMLRFASKAERDETLRSLDKALKQLISLGYSISVDLHPGDRFNRLHKDDADASLRELEDAWGTLARVIQSFPADRVFAELLNEPDIEADRWQKQVETLAAFVRQLLPATTLIVGPVDWQRADSLPRFRPLPDPNVVYAIHFYDPMVFTHQGHWDVQDPLHDITDLPYPISAGDPGVQALRRDLQDRGATKALVMLDTAIAAARDKPDVSRWLAPAVAWQQQFSRPIIINEFGVLKAAAPRDSRVRWLAAVTAYARAHCWGWAHWELAQGFGLLENGTGKPDPDVMRALFGAAKPGRR; this is encoded by the coding sequence ATGCCAACGTCGCTCGCCTCCGCGACATCGGCCGAAACTTGCGTACCTGCCTCGCAGACCGTCGCGCCGGACAGGCTCGCCGCACTGTCGCGCGGGTTCAATGCCGACGGCTGGATCAATGGCGAAAAATCCGCGCCTCCAACTCGCGAATTGCTGCAGCAGCTTCGCAAGGCGGGGATGAGTCATGTCCGCTTGCCGGTGCCGGCCGAGCGCGTGATGCTGCGCTTCGCTTCGAAAGCGGAACGCGATGAGACGCTGCGTTCGCTCGACAAGGCATTGAAGCAGCTCATCTCGCTCGGCTATTCGATCTCCGTCGATCTTCATCCCGGCGATCGTTTCAATCGCCTGCACAAGGATGACGCCGACGCCTCGCTGCGCGAGCTGGAGGATGCGTGGGGCACGCTCGCCCGGGTCATTCAATCTTTCCCGGCCGACCGCGTGTTCGCCGAGCTGCTCAATGAGCCCGACATCGAAGCCGACAGATGGCAAAAGCAGGTCGAAACGCTCGCCGCCTTCGTTCGCCAATTGCTTCCCGCGACCACGCTGATCGTCGGCCCGGTCGACTGGCAACGCGCGGACTCGCTGCCGCGGTTTCGCCCGTTGCCGGATCCAAACGTCGTCTACGCCATCCATTTCTACGATCCCATGGTGTTCACACACCAGGGCCACTGGGACGTGCAGGATCCGCTGCACGACATCACGGATCTGCCTTATCCGATCAGCGCCGGCGATCCCGGGGTTCAGGCGCTCCGCCGGGATTTGCAGGACAGAGGCGCGACGAAGGCGCTCGTCATGCTCGACACGGCGATTGCCGCCGCCAGGGACAAGCCGGATGTCAGCCGGTGGCTCGCGCCCGCGGTCGCGTGGCAGCAGCAATTTTCGCGGCCGATCATCATCAACGAATTTGGCGTTTTGAAAGCCGCAGCGCCCCGGGACAGCCGCGTACGCTGGCTCGCGGCCGTGACCGCATATGCGCGGGCGCATTGCTGGGGCTGGGCGCATTGGGAGCTGGCGCAGGGATTCGGCCTGCTCGAAAACGGGACCGGCAAGCCCGATCCCGACGTCATGCGCGCGCTGTTCGGCGCCGCGAAGCCGGGCCGCCGCTGA
- a CDS encoding GumC family protein — MAFGRSASPRSIAPTEPAASWEAPRAAAATPDNTAPALIKGSLTLTGAFSFLRENGRRILMLALALFALGVAVLMVLPVRYAATALVVVDPRELRVTTDQDVLPGIGQDAAALQSQIEIAKSDGFLRPLIEKLKIADDEDISGGHTDMTRLLEKLRSRLDISRRGLTYVIAISFTSNSAERAAYYANAIAEAFVATQSRVRSDATDEAADWLKDRLKTLSERLRVSEDAVAAFRLEHKILNAGKDSTTQQLRVTDLNQQVSAARARTEEAKARYEQVQRDLKANVEGPVKQDLLSMLRAQRSTLNDQIAQKKAVYGDRHPDLAISYSQLADINRQIEVERKKNIDTAKSEYEAQLEQQAALEKQLKAVETQMLVDGQALVKLQELQRDADANKNIYEQFLSRFKTTNEQRQLQSSQTKIASPAIPPLRSTRPPLALLLAALAIGSLLTSTATVAAMTSMSDKSDPAEAPARTPARAEARETPKRQAKRPAPAVQQPEAMPNLPVWSRIPELMSGAAPNTVWQRPIAAPAELDLGAYLRPLLERIDRAPVRGCKVALVLSVGKSAGGNTVARSLNRAAVNRGMMSVLIRLQPEFAGAQPPVTEWQDGSTTAGLQSIDELLSAGRKADARPEDDIRSEFDLIIVHANNLALQPDAIALAAHADLIIPVVRAGELGSAAMRRVTAALSKYDTVPTGLVVNHAPAGSAAPHPDGGALSRAV, encoded by the coding sequence ATGGCGTTCGGTAGAAGCGCATCTCCGCGAAGCATCGCCCCGACGGAGCCCGCGGCTTCGTGGGAAGCGCCGCGGGCTGCGGCGGCGACGCCCGACAACACCGCCCCCGCGCTGATCAAGGGATCGCTGACCCTCACCGGCGCGTTCTCTTTCCTGCGTGAGAACGGCCGGCGCATCCTGATGCTGGCGCTGGCACTCTTCGCGCTCGGCGTCGCCGTGCTGATGGTGCTGCCGGTCCGCTATGCCGCGACGGCGCTCGTCGTGGTCGATCCCCGCGAGCTGCGCGTGACCACGGACCAGGACGTGCTGCCTGGCATCGGCCAGGACGCCGCTGCGCTTCAGAGCCAGATCGAGATCGCCAAGTCGGACGGCTTTCTCCGGCCCCTGATCGAGAAGCTCAAGATCGCCGACGACGAGGATATCTCAGGCGGTCATACCGACATGACGCGCCTGCTCGAAAAACTCCGCAGCCGCCTCGATATCTCGCGTCGCGGCCTGACTTACGTCATCGCCATCTCGTTCACCTCGAACAGTGCGGAGCGGGCAGCGTATTATGCCAATGCCATCGCAGAGGCGTTCGTCGCGACCCAGAGCCGCGTGCGCAGCGATGCGACGGACGAGGCGGCCGACTGGCTCAAGGACCGGCTGAAGACGCTCAGCGAGCGCCTGCGCGTCTCGGAAGACGCCGTCGCAGCCTTCCGGCTCGAGCACAAGATCCTCAATGCCGGCAAGGATTCCACCACCCAGCAATTGCGGGTGACCGACCTGAACCAGCAGGTCTCCGCGGCTCGTGCGCGCACCGAGGAAGCCAAGGCGCGTTACGAGCAGGTGCAGCGCGATCTCAAGGCCAATGTCGAAGGTCCGGTGAAGCAGGATCTCCTGAGCATGCTGCGCGCGCAGCGCTCGACCCTGAACGACCAGATCGCACAGAAGAAGGCGGTCTACGGCGACCGCCATCCTGATCTTGCGATCTCCTACAGCCAGTTGGCTGACATCAACAGGCAGATCGAGGTCGAGCGGAAGAAGAACATCGACACCGCGAAGTCCGAATACGAGGCCCAGCTCGAGCAGCAGGCCGCGCTGGAAAAGCAGCTCAAGGCGGTCGAGACGCAGATGCTGGTGGACGGCCAGGCGCTCGTGAAGCTGCAGGAGCTGCAGCGCGATGCCGATGCCAACAAGAACATCTACGAGCAGTTTTTGTCGCGGTTCAAGACGACCAACGAGCAGCGTCAGCTTCAGAGCTCGCAGACCAAGATCGCTTCGCCCGCGATTCCGCCGCTGCGCTCGACGCGTCCGCCGCTCGCCCTGCTGCTCGCCGCGCTCGCGATCGGCTCGCTGCTGACGTCAACCGCTACGGTTGCGGCGATGACGAGCATGTCCGACAAGTCCGATCCTGCCGAGGCTCCGGCTCGAACGCCCGCGCGGGCGGAGGCGAGGGAGACGCCGAAGCGGCAAGCCAAGCGTCCGGCTCCGGCCGTGCAGCAACCCGAGGCGATGCCGAACCTTCCGGTCTGGTCCCGCATTCCCGAACTGATGTCGGGAGCTGCGCCCAACACTGTCTGGCAACGACCGATTGCCGCCCCAGCCGAGCTCGATCTCGGCGCTTACTTGCGTCCGCTGCTCGAGCGTATCGATCGTGCCCCGGTGCGTGGCTGCAAGGTCGCCCTCGTGCTGTCGGTCGGCAAGAGCGCCGGCGGCAATACCGTTGCGCGCTCGCTCAACCGCGCGGCCGTCAATCGCGGCATGATGAGCGTGCTGATCCGGCTGCAGCCGGAATTCGCGGGCGCCCAGCCGCCGGTGACCGAATGGCAGGACGGCTCGACCACGGCAGGACTCCAGTCGATCGACGAGCTGCTGAGCGCCGGCAGGAAGGCCGATGCGCGGCCGGAGGACGACATTCGCTCGGAGTTCGACTTGATCATCGTCCATGCGAACAATCTTGCCTTGCAGCCAGATGCGATCGCGCTCGCCGCGCACGCGGACCTGATCATCCCGGTGGTGCGCGCCGGCGAGCTCGGTTCGGCGGCGATGCGACGGGTGACCGCCGCGCTGTCGAAGTACGACACCGTGCCGACCGGTCTCGTCGTCAATCATGCGCCCGCCGGCTCTGCCGCGCCTCACCCTGACGGCGGTGCGCTTAGCAGGGCGGTTTGA
- a CDS encoding efflux RND transporter periplasmic adaptor subunit codes for MGLLVVGLQGCGEKKKEANEQPVRGLRAYKVAATAESRVRRFPSVLQPADVSSLSFEIGGQLKTVGLTVGQKVQLGDVLAEIDPRSLQSQVDQASAGVQQAQAQLDNAQSDFQRKEELLKRGVSTQAAFEQSNATLLSSRAQVDQARRQLELANQNLDRSKLLAPFAGTISRVEVKSFAQVAAGQPVATLYSDDSFEMSFLVPAATFQSLKVGAKIAVKVADKPDLPLKGEIKELGSKAEQVSAFPVVVRLENTAPGLNAGMSVEVTIEEPLVVGRSGFLVPLSVLVPDGGRVLQNTGTVFGYDEASSTVKKRTITVGGIRDNRLVVVEGVKPGDILASAGVSYLADGQKVKLLPLEDAAP; via the coding sequence TTGGGCCTCCTTGTCGTCGGCCTGCAGGGCTGTGGAGAGAAGAAGAAGGAAGCGAACGAACAGCCTGTCCGCGGTCTGCGCGCCTACAAGGTCGCTGCGACAGCCGAAAGCCGTGTTCGGCGCTTTCCGAGCGTGCTGCAGCCGGCCGACGTCAGCAGCCTCTCGTTCGAGATCGGCGGGCAGTTGAAGACCGTTGGCCTCACCGTCGGCCAGAAGGTGCAACTCGGGGACGTCCTCGCCGAAATCGACCCGAGATCGCTGCAGAGCCAGGTGGACCAGGCCAGCGCCGGTGTGCAGCAGGCGCAGGCGCAGCTCGACAACGCTCAGTCGGACTTCCAGCGCAAGGAAGAGCTCCTGAAGCGGGGCGTCTCCACCCAAGCGGCTTTCGAACAGTCGAACGCCACCCTGCTCAGCTCCAGGGCCCAAGTTGACCAGGCACGGCGCCAACTCGAATTGGCCAACCAAAACCTGGACCGGAGCAAGCTGCTGGCCCCCTTCGCCGGGACCATCTCCCGGGTCGAAGTCAAATCGTTTGCGCAAGTCGCTGCGGGGCAGCCGGTGGCCACGCTCTACAGCGACGACAGCTTCGAGATGTCCTTTCTGGTCCCGGCCGCGACTTTCCAGAGTCTAAAGGTTGGAGCCAAGATTGCGGTCAAGGTCGCCGACAAGCCTGACCTGCCGCTCAAGGGCGAGATCAAGGAGCTCGGGTCGAAGGCGGAGCAAGTGTCGGCCTTCCCGGTTGTCGTCCGGCTCGAGAACACCGCCCCGGGTCTGAACGCCGGCATGTCGGTCGAGGTCACGATCGAAGAGCCCTTGGTCGTGGGTCGCAGCGGCTTCCTCGTCCCGCTCAGCGTGCTTGTGCCCGACGGCGGAAGGGTGCTGCAGAATACCGGGACCGTGTTTGGTTACGACGAGGCAAGTTCGACTGTGAAGAAACGCACCATCACCGTCGGCGGGATCCGGGACAATCGCCTGGTCGTCGTGGAGGGCGTCAAGCCAGGCGATATCCTGGCCTCGGCCGGGGTGTCGTACCTCGCCGACGGACAGAAGGTGAAGCTGCTTCCCTTGGAGGACGCCGCGCCGTGA
- a CDS encoding DUF2867 domain-containing protein has protein sequence MTRARAVPMPSNSVLAPLYAGADLLDAFAIQLPAGASDDVEVLARAALERQAWWIRALTRVRDVVMAAVAVKSSRAVGLAAAARGPVIGFFPVLSKSATELVVGADDRLDFRVTIQLRADAANGRELVAGTVVHCHNRLGRIYLTTIAPFHRVIVPASLEQAARAMKN, from the coding sequence ATGACAAGAGCGCGCGCCGTGCCGATGCCCAGCAACAGCGTGCTTGCGCCGCTTTACGCGGGCGCGGACCTTTTGGACGCCTTTGCAATTCAACTGCCGGCGGGCGCCAGCGATGATGTAGAGGTGCTGGCACGCGCCGCGCTCGAGCGACAGGCGTGGTGGATTCGTGCGCTCACGCGTGTCCGCGATGTGGTGATGGCGGCAGTCGCGGTCAAATCGTCGCGCGCCGTCGGTCTTGCCGCGGCGGCGCGTGGGCCGGTTATCGGCTTCTTCCCGGTGCTGTCAAAGAGTGCGACGGAGTTGGTCGTGGGTGCGGATGACCGGCTCGACTTCCGCGTCACCATTCAACTTCGCGCCGATGCAGCAAATGGGCGCGAGCTGGTCGCGGGTACCGTGGTGCATTGCCATAACCGACTGGGGCGCATCTATCTTACGACGATAGCACCGTTTCATCGCGTGATCGTTCCGGCCAGTTTGGAACAGGCGGCAAGAGCAATGAAGAATTGA
- a CDS encoding calcium:proton antiporter encodes MGVVGTTARWTWIWPALAWAILLLSLVLGGGGIVYAAAGAALFGTVFAAVYHAEVVAHRVGEPFGTLILALAVTVIETALIVSVMIAAPAEKAGLARDTVFAAVMIVCNGIVGACLLWGGVRHREQGFQAQGAGAALAVLVALTSLTMVLPNLAAQELGPLYNTSQLVFAALASLVLYLAFVFVQTIRHRDYFLAAKGATADEHSPPPDNRTTGLSAALLVVSLVAVVGLAKVLTPSVESAIDYLQVPKAVVGTIIAALVLLPEAVAAVKAAQSDRLQTSLNLALGSALATIGLTIPAVAAVSIAMGYRLELGLDIKDLGLLMLTLLLSVITLGTGRTTVLQGVVHLVIFAAFLFFAVVP; translated from the coding sequence ATGGGTGTGGTGGGTACGACAGCGCGCTGGACGTGGATTTGGCCGGCTCTCGCCTGGGCCATCTTGTTGCTCAGCCTGGTTCTCGGCGGCGGCGGAATTGTATACGCAGCCGCCGGCGCGGCCCTGTTCGGCACGGTCTTCGCCGCCGTATACCACGCCGAGGTGGTCGCTCACCGCGTCGGCGAGCCGTTCGGCACCCTGATCCTCGCGTTAGCGGTGACCGTGATCGAGACGGCGCTCATCGTCTCGGTGATGATCGCAGCGCCTGCCGAGAAAGCCGGACTGGCCCGGGACACGGTCTTCGCGGCGGTCATGATCGTCTGCAACGGCATCGTGGGGGCCTGCCTGCTGTGGGGCGGCGTCCGGCACCGTGAACAGGGTTTCCAGGCGCAAGGCGCCGGCGCCGCTCTCGCCGTGCTCGTCGCTCTCACCAGCCTCACGATGGTGCTTCCGAACCTTGCGGCGCAAGAACTCGGCCCGCTGTACAACACCTCGCAGCTGGTGTTCGCCGCGCTTGCGTCCTTGGTTCTGTACCTGGCGTTCGTTTTCGTTCAGACGATCAGGCACCGTGACTATTTCCTGGCCGCGAAGGGTGCCACGGCGGACGAGCATTCGCCTCCTCCGGACAACAGAACGACCGGTCTGAGTGCCGCTCTCCTCGTCGTCTCCCTTGTGGCCGTCGTGGGCCTTGCAAAGGTCCTGACCCCCAGCGTGGAGAGCGCCATCGATTATCTTCAGGTGCCCAAGGCAGTCGTCGGCACGATCATCGCCGCGCTCGTTCTTCTTCCCGAGGCGGTGGCGGCCGTGAAGGCGGCCCAAAGCGACCGGCTGCAGACCAGTCTCAACCTGGCCCTGGGCTCGGCGCTTGCGACCATCGGGCTGACGATCCCCGCGGTCGCCGCGGTCTCGATCGCGATGGGTTATCGGCTCGAACTCGGGTTGGACATAAAGGATTTGGGCCTGCTGATGCTCACGCTGCTGTTGAGCGTAATCACGCTCGGGACCGGGCGCACCACGGTGCTGCAGGGCGTCGTCCACCTGGTCATCTTCGCCGCGTTTCTGTTTTTCGCGGTGGTGCCGTGA
- a CDS encoding LLM class flavin-dependent oxidoreductase: MKKIGFLSFGHWTPSPQSQTRSAADTLLQSIELAVAAEELGADGAYFRVHHFARQLASPFPLLAAVGARTSTIEIGTAVIDMRYENPLYMAEDAGSADLIAGGRLQLGISRGSPEQVIDGWRYFGYQPADGESDADMGRRHAEVFLDILRGEGFAKPNPQPMFPNPPGLLRLEPHAEGLRERIWWGAGSNATAVWAARHGMNLQSSTLKNDETGEAFHVQQAAQIRTYRAAWKEAGHAREPRVSVSRSIFALLDDRDRAYFGGERGSEDQVGFIDPRTRAIFGRSYAAEPDVLIEQLRADEAIAEADTLLLTIPNQLGVDYCAHAIEAILTHVAPALGWR, from the coding sequence ATGAAAAAGATCGGATTCCTCTCCTTCGGGCACTGGACGCCCTCGCCGCAATCGCAGACCCGCTCGGCTGCGGACACGCTGCTGCAATCCATCGAGCTTGCGGTTGCGGCGGAAGAGCTCGGCGCCGATGGCGCCTATTTCCGCGTGCATCATTTCGCGCGGCAGCTTGCCTCCCCCTTCCCGCTGCTGGCGGCGGTCGGTGCCAGGACCAGCACAATCGAGATCGGTACGGCCGTGATCGACATGCGCTACGAGAACCCGCTGTACATGGCAGAGGACGCAGGCTCTGCCGATCTCATCGCCGGCGGGCGCCTCCAGCTCGGCATCAGCCGCGGCTCGCCCGAGCAGGTGATCGACGGCTGGCGCTATTTCGGCTACCAGCCGGCCGACGGCGAGAGCGACGCCGACATGGGCCGGCGTCATGCCGAGGTCTTTCTCGACATCTTGCGCGGCGAAGGTTTTGCAAAGCCCAACCCGCAGCCGATGTTCCCAAATCCACCGGGGCTGTTGCGGCTCGAGCCGCATGCGGAAGGCCTGCGCGAACGGATCTGGTGGGGTGCCGGCTCGAACGCGACGGCGGTCTGGGCCGCCAGGCACGGCATGAATCTGCAGAGCTCGACCCTGAAGAACGACGAGACCGGCGAAGCCTTCCATGTGCAGCAGGCTGCGCAGATCCGCACCTATCGCGCAGCCTGGAAAGAGGCCGGCCACGCCCGCGAGCCGCGCGTCTCCGTCAGCCGCAGCATCTTCGCGCTGCTCGACGATCGCGACCGCGCCTATTTCGGCGGCGAGCGCGGCAGCGAGGACCAGGTCGGCTTCATCGACCCGCGCACCCGCGCGATCTTCGGCCGCTCCTATGCGGCGGAACCTGATGTGCTGATCGAGCAGCTCCGAGCGGACGAGGCGATCGCCGAGGCGGACACGTTGCTGTTGACGATTCCGAACCAGCTCGGCGTCGACTATTGCGCGCACGCCATCGAGGCGATCCTCACGCATGTGGCGCCTGCGCTGGGGTGGCGGTGA